ATCAATAATTTATATTAGTGAATATTTTGGTATCGAAAAGATTTCCAATATTTCAGTCAATGTAGATATTTAAAAGAAAATAAACCCAAAGAACATGTTTTCTAgtgtaaaataaaaacaggaaatgctggaaatactgtacTGCATGAGGTTTTGTAATACTTACAGTACATGAGTGGGGAGGCTAGATGATTTTCAAGTACATATTTGAACTCAAAACATTACTGTGGATTCCAATCCACAAAGCGGTTTCCATATCTTATTGGCCTTTCGGGAATAATTCGAATAGCTAACTCAATTGCTCACCTTCTATTCTGGCATATTTCCCAATTCTGAATGGCAGACAACTTTTCAATTCCTAATAGCTGGCAAAATTCTAGAAATGTCAATAATCAATCTACTAGCCTATAAGAACATAAACAGGAAGCCTATAGCTAATTATGACTCAACAGGCTAACATTCAGAACATTTTGTTAGTTCCCACTATATTTGTGCATCCGATTGTCCAGTGCGGTTATAAAAATAATTGTGTTGAAATTCCAGTTGCTTCTTCCTCAAAACATGTACTTGTGCAATACATGTTATCAGTTGTACTACTGCTGAAGGTGATAACCAACTGGACCAGAATTGTTATAAAAGGTTTTCATATCCTAAAAATAAACTTACTTCTACAGGAGAACCTGTTGGAGCAACAAACTTGTGCTTTATGTTTGGCAGGGATGTCTatagactttttttaaaaatctcaatgGGCCACTTGGCTACACACCATGCAGCCTTACAGGAACATAGCAGGTTTAAATAAATGCGGTCATTACCTTGTATATATTTCTAGTTCATAATACTAACAGATCTTCACTGCTTGGGTAGTAAACAAGTGGAGCAAGTCAGCCGTCCATTATAGAACTCCACTGCTGGGTTCTATAAATGGGCAGATGATCTGTTCAGTCACTTTACTGCTCTAGCAATGACTGTAATAATGACCCCCTTGCTGTTCTGTTTGGGGATTTATCCAATGAGTAATAATGTTAAGAACAGCCCTTTCCAAACTCAAAACAGGACAAACCAGTGAGTATGAAATATAAGTGCAAGTAGATTTGAGATGTCTGGGCTTGTGGACTAAACTACAAGGGCCTACAGGCCACAGTTTACACACCCCATTCCACTTGCAATACATTCCCATTTGCTCCTACAGGAGGAGCTCTCAAGTCAAGAACAGCAGTAAAAATGCCAACGGCACTACCTGCTCTTCCTCCTGCATACCCCATAAATCTAAACAGCTGTTCTTCGACCTCTCGGTATGGATTTGAACTTCTAACCCTGTGACACTACACAAGGACATGTTAACGTCACCAATTCCACGTAAATCAGTATTTAAGCCAATATGCCTGTTCTATCTAATCCATTAGTAAATCACCAGCTTCCAATACATTTAATTGATTCATCGGTGCTCATTGTGAAATATTTATAATGTGGTGCTCAAATTTCTTGCATGTTCTGAATTGTAATCCATGATTGGCTGAGGCAAATGCTCCATGTGGTTAAGTTTAACGTGCTGCATTTTGATAGATTACAGAAACAGAACTCATGCAAGAGAAGACAACGAAATTTGAGTTGTAAACACGGTGAACATAATCAAATTGTTTACACTTCACAAATTGTATATATCTAGTTCATAACAGCACTTAGAAAGGTTTAGGCAGAAAATGGATTTTCCATTCATATTCATTGAAAAGGAATGGATTGAATTATAAATGGCCATGCACTGTTTTATTGGTAAAACTGGCAGTAATTGCTTTGTAATGTCTGGAAAAACATAAATCAGTTACATGTAAAGGTTAAAATCACAGCTTTGTATGTTTTTGCCTGCCTAACATAGTGGCTGTTTTATAACAGTTTAATTGTACATGAAGAGAACAAGTTAGTGGACAAGGAGTAGCAAGTAGGAAAATGTCTGCTTCACCACCTTTCCAAATTTGTTTTTGATTCAATCTTCAACTAATTCACTATAACAATCAGAAGTAGATCACTGGTCCACCTATCTTATCCCTCCAACTTCCCATGAGTAAGGACAGGTAGCAGCATCACTGCACATAGTGCAACCAGAGAAACAATAGTTCTGGCATATCATGCTTTAGATTGAAAATGGTATTTTGCAAGTAAAGCATCTGACATTTCAATCGACTGAAATTTCATTACAGCTGCAATTATTccaatagattttttttaaaaatgaaccaTTGGATTTTCTTTATAATTTTTTTGTAAAGCAGGAGAGATCAATTTCATGAGGTCTTCTATTTATTAAAAGTTTTGGTCTTCATTTGAACAGTTATCAAAAAGTTACTATCTGTTGAAACATTTCATAAACTAAATTGGCTAAACCTGAAAAGTGCACAATTATAGATTAAAAACATCTGTCACATGGAAATGTTAAAACCTCCTGCAAAGTATTGCTGTATTCAAACAGGAGCACTTAGATTTGCACGTTGGATATTCAagctttggtgaaccttcatttaaAATGTTTTGTACGAATATTTTGAATTCTTCTAATAGGAGGATGAAGCAATTAGGAAATATCAATTTGAGGAGGCCCTATTCTGGCATTTATTAAAACTTGCTGATACTGAGTAGGATTTTTGGATCAGTCATGAAGTGGAATGGTTTCATTCCAGAAAGTACTAAGGTGTGATATCTGCAGACAGTGGACAGACATTTGCAGGCCTGACTTGGGAGTCTGAATTTTTACAATCTGCAGAGGGCTGGTGAAGAGGCAGGATGCAAAAAGGTTTCGCTTGATTATCACTGAGAAAGTGACACTTAGACACACAAAAATGGTGATGCAAAACATTTCTTTTTGCAGGTCTAAAAGTTTGTTGTGGGTTTCCATTTCTTTCAAAAAATGCCTAAGTATGACAAATGCTTCTTGGCATTACTGCCTTTTGTGTTAACATTTTAAAAAGGTTACATGGTTTGTCTTTTAATACTAGTAGCTATATTGGCATTGAATTGGACTGCTATATTGGTACTGAAATCATGATACTGCTGTATTATACACTACTTTAACCCTGTAGATTCTTACGCTGACACAATTTTGCACTTAACAATAGCTTTCGCTGATGAAAGTAAATTTCAGTTAAGTTTAATAGCTCATTTGCCACCATACAAAACACTTACAAGTGTGTCCCTAGTCTGCATTGCTGGTCTCCTGATAATTTTCAAGTGAAGATTGACAAAGTcaaattttcagttttttttttaagatggtACCTAGATATTACAAAAATTACAAATATGAATGTGTATTTTGGAGTCAACTTAAAAATTGCTTATTCTTAACCAGAGAAAATGTTAGGTAGAACTTAGGTGGCACAAATCTTGCTCAAAGTTTCCAATTTTTTTTCCAAAGTTGCTACTAAGAATTTTTCTTTCTCCACCCAAGGAAGTTTAGAAGTGTAAAATGGGAGATAGGAACCCAGATGAGGATGCTGGACAACAAACAGGCATCCCAAATTCTGAAACCCCTAGCTGAAGAGTTCAGAAGGTTATATTTATCAGTTTATTCCACAGGTTGCCGGTCACCCAGAAGAATTAAGAGTCCTGGTTTCTTTCAAAAGAGTGATCAACATATTTCTATTGCACAACATATAGGGGGCTAAATGCTTACTTCCAGATTATGATGATAGCTAGATATTGAGATTTTGCAAGACAGTTTAAATAGAAGTGACTTGCAGTACCCATCCACAAGTGAGCTACACGAGCTGACTGGCCTTTTAGTTTTGTGAATAAATGAAAAATACACAGAATAGGCCAATTTTCCAAGTGTGTTACACAGATCTAGTGTCAATTAATTACCAATGCCCATATGTTTCAAGTCCAATCACTGTCTAAACATCGCCTTCCACCAAAGCCACATTAAAATAGAAGTCAGTGTGTGCGCGCACatttggagagtgggggagggagggtgaatttgttaatgtaATTTATCAAACAAGATCCTTACTTATAATAAATTAACTAGTATACTATAGAAAGGACAATAGGATTCTTTGAATCTTAACTGATAATCAATTGTGGCCTAAAGAACTTAATTTGATTAAGTGAGGACTGATATAGACAAGTCTTGACCACAATATTTTGTAATCACTCCTGTTGGGTATTTTAAAACGTTTTAAATAAGATTTAAGAAAGCACTGTATGTTTACTTCATATTATTCCCAACAAACTAGGGGTAATCATATTTTGATATTATAAACTACAATAGTCTTCAGCGGGTCAGATGGATAAAGAATAATTTTATGCACTTTAATGCAACTTGGAAATTAGTTTCTTTCAAGGTTGAAATACATAATAATTATGAAGTACCTGTTAAACAGTTTACCAGCAAAAAGACCTATAtaagaaatttttttttttcatttgacaTGTTCTTGGGTTTAATTTGCAGCACACAATAGCCTTAGCTAACTAATTTTGGAAGCACAGTACGTAGAGGTATATTATTTCCATTTGAATCAGCCATTTGCACCAAATTGGTCCTTAATTTGGTGCTTGTGCCAATACTTGGGGGTAACTTGGAAACAATTCCAGGCAAGGAACTATTGCTATCTGGCGTAGATTTAACTGGCGTAGTCTTCTCCACAATGGGTGGTTTGGGTAAACGTCTAGCTAGCCACGAATGTCTCAAAGCCTGGGTGGGTGTTATGCGACTAGGTGGCTCCCAATCCAAACATCTCTTTAGGAAACCAATGAAGAGTGAGTCATCGCAACCCTTCAAGGCAGTCACCCAGTTCCTGCTGCCTGGTGGTCCTCGCAGCTTACCTCTTCTAGAACGACCACCATTCAAAATCACAGTGTTATCTGGAAGTGTGTTGATAGTGCAATAGCGTGGCTGATTCTTTGAGTTGAAGAAGTTCTTGGCTCGTTTGCACTGATCCAGCATTTTTTGAGGTGGCAGCCCCAAAAGTTCCATCATGCAAGCCAACTGATCTCCTTCATCTTCCCCAGGAAAGAGGGGATACCCAGTCAATAGTTCAGCAAGGATACAACCAAAGCTCCACATGTCAATAGGCATCCCATAACGTGAGCCAAGGATAACTTCAGGAGCTCGATAAAATCGTGACTGGATGTACGTGAAAACGCGCTGATGCTCATAGCAGCTGGAGCCAAAATCAATTACTTTGATGCCACTACGGCCTTGCTGCTTCAGTAAAATATTTTCTGGCTTCAAATCACAATGAATGATTCGATTTTTTTGCAATGCTTCCAGGCACTGTAGGATGGAATGGGCAAACTTCCGCACTAACTGAAGGCTGAACCCCTGGAATTTGTTTCTTTTGATTAGTTCATACAGGTTCATGCTCAGCAGTTCAAAGGTCATACAGGTGTGGTTGCGGAATGTGAAATTCTCCAGCATGTGAATGATGTTCATCTGAAAGTTCTTGTCTTGCTTTTTCAAGTGCTCCAGGATTCGGATCTCCTCTACAGCCTGCCGGTGGAACCGCTTCTCATTTCGTACTATCTTCAATGCAATGTTCTGCCGCAGTTTATGGTCATACACTTTAGCCACCTGCCCAAAGCTTCCCTTCCCAATAACTTTAAGTATCTCATATCTATATGCTATATGGTCATGAGGCAAAAGTATGTAGGCTGCTTGATCATCATCATAACCACAGTTGTTTGATCCACCTATTACACCTTGTCGCTTTTTTGCGCTTAAACCCATAAAGTGAATTTCAGGATAGTTAAAGATTTCCTGATGCTCAAAGGAAGACAACTGATGCATGTGCATCTTCATGGCTTGGGTAGGTGTTATAGCAGTTTTTGACTTCAACGAAATACTGTCTGCTTTAGATGAGGGTGTACCATCTGGGCTCTTTTCTTTAAGTGAAGGGAGCGCTGTTTTACAAGCTCGAGACACAGTGGACTGCGATGTTGTATTATTCCGCCGGTTTCCAGCATCTTCAAATAGATGTTGCAACTTGACCTGAGTCCGACATGCACCTGGCAGATGGTCCTTCATTGTGCTCTTGCCAATCTAAAATTTGTATAAAAGAAAGTGCTCAGTTTGTCAAAATATACTGAAAGTATTAGTGGTAAAACAGCCCACAGTAACAAATCCTCTTGATCAGCAACCTTTAAAGCAGTATTGACCAATAGAAATGGCTGACTGGGTACAGTCAGTACAGATGCGGCTGTGGTGACACCCTTTTAGCCAAATGCATTAATTTTATTGaaaaacaccttgcacacacacacaatgcatGAAAATGTACTTCACTTGTGTATTTACTTAAATGTCTACCACCATTCAGCAaccaatgggcggcgcagt
The Heterodontus francisci isolate sHetFra1 chromosome 25, sHetFra1.hap1, whole genome shotgun sequence genome window above contains:
- the LOC137383904 gene encoding dual specificity tyrosine-phosphorylation-regulated kinase 2-like — its product is MLTRKAPAPRHLATAQFGDVLYDSYMRVDQAEIQASCVEKESPVGLPSLNSLTIGKSTMKDHLPGACRTQVKLQHLFEDAGNRRNNTTSQSTVSRACKTALPSLKEKSPDGTPSSKADSISLKSKTAITPTQAMKMHMHQLSSFEHQEIFNYPEIHFMGLSAKKRQGVIGGSNNCGYDDDQAAYILLPHDHIAYRYEILKVIGKGSFGQVAKVYDHKLRQNIALKIVRNEKRFHRQAVEEIRILEHLKKQDKNFQMNIIHMLENFTFRNHTCMTFELLSMNLYELIKRNKFQGFSLQLVRKFAHSILQCLEALQKNRIIHCDLKPENILLKQQGRSGIKVIDFGSSCYEHQRVFTYIQSRFYRAPEVILGSRYGMPIDMWSFGCILAELLTGYPLFPGEDEGDQLACMMELLGLPPQKMLDQCKRAKNFFNSKNQPRYCTINTLPDNTVILNGGRSRRGKLRGPPGSRNWVTALKGCDDSLFIGFLKRCLDWEPPSRITPTQALRHSWLARRLPKPPIVEKTTPVKSTPDSNSSLPGIVSKLPPSIGTSTKLRTNLVQMADSNGNNIPLRTVLPKLVS